In one Zobellia galactanivorans genomic region, the following are encoded:
- a CDS encoding RagB/SusD family nutrient uptake outer membrane protein, translating to MKKNKIFLTILATLGLVLSCNDDSLELTNPNELLPDSFFENPIQVQSAVNAIYSNLQTQGLYSRHMFFMMDNMAHENGGNPQLEADKRQYLDFSFTPSHGAIGAYWESCYRGINKANYVIENEETINAILPSVMTNEDKQRALGEAKFLRGLFYFFIVTRFGDAPLITTLPPEDGVGFSKNTEAEIYAQIVKDLKEAIPVLDTKANTENGRATKGAAQALLGKVYLFLEQYEDAMAQFNDLSGYALEDDYFDNFKEETEFGVESIFEIQYDDDLGFGAQWNSDRSGEGPNEATFRGQEYGFNDWFNVFPSDDLLEEYEAGDIRFEQSFYVNGDKFGKDSALTVDHFPSNGGGNAGWAKYNNYYKDDNEDQTSGINFKYLRYADVLLMMAECESMRPGGDQDVAVGYINEVRERAMVDPLPMGLSQAEVFEALIHERKVELAGEQCRFNDIIRWGIASTELAGTGFQEGKHERLPIPQAEIDANINISSADQNPGY from the coding sequence ATGAAAAAAAATAAAATATTTTTGACGATTCTCGCCACTTTAGGCTTGGTGCTTTCCTGTAACGACGATTCCTTGGAGCTGACCAACCCTAACGAGTTATTGCCAGATAGCTTCTTTGAAAACCCCATACAGGTACAATCTGCAGTAAATGCGATTTACTCCAATTTACAGACCCAAGGGCTCTATAGCCGTCATATGTTCTTTATGATGGACAATATGGCGCATGAAAACGGAGGAAACCCCCAGCTCGAAGCGGACAAAAGGCAATATCTCGATTTTTCCTTTACTCCATCACATGGCGCCATCGGGGCGTATTGGGAAAGCTGCTACAGGGGCATAAACAAAGCTAATTATGTTATAGAGAACGAAGAGACCATCAATGCCATTCTACCATCGGTCATGACCAATGAAGACAAGCAAAGGGCACTTGGCGAAGCTAAGTTCTTAAGGGGACTTTTTTACTTCTTTATCGTCACCCGATTTGGAGACGCTCCATTGATCACCACCTTGCCCCCCGAAGACGGGGTCGGTTTTTCCAAGAACACCGAAGCGGAGATCTATGCCCAAATCGTAAAAGACCTGAAAGAGGCCATACCCGTACTTGATACCAAGGCCAATACGGAAAACGGTAGGGCCACCAAAGGTGCCGCTCAGGCATTACTAGGTAAAGTATACCTTTTCTTAGAGCAATACGAAGATGCAATGGCCCAATTCAACGACCTTAGCGGTTACGCCCTTGAAGACGATTACTTTGACAATTTCAAGGAAGAAACCGAATTTGGGGTCGAGTCGATTTTTGAGATCCAATATGATGACGATCTTGGGTTTGGTGCCCAATGGAACTCCGACAGATCGGGAGAAGGTCCGAACGAAGCTACGTTTAGAGGCCAAGAATACGGGTTTAACGATTGGTTCAATGTCTTTCCTTCCGATGACCTTTTAGAAGAATATGAGGCCGGCGACATACGTTTCGAGCAATCGTTCTACGTTAACGGTGACAAGTTTGGAAAAGACAGTGCCCTGACCGTTGATCATTTCCCAAGTAACGGAGGTGGTAATGCCGGTTGGGCAAAGTATAACAATTACTATAAGGATGATAATGAAGACCAAACCTCAGGTATCAATTTCAAGTACTTAAGATATGCCGATGTTCTGTTGATGATGGCCGAATGCGAAAGTATGAGACCCGGCGGCGACCAAGATGTAGCCGTGGGCTATATCAACGAGGTTCGTGAAAGGGCCATGGTAGATCCCCTACCTATGGGCCTATCGCAAGCAGAGGTCTTCGAGGCTTTGATACACGAGCGTAAAGTAGAACTGGCCGGTGAGCAGTGCAGGTTCAACGATATTATCCGTTGGGGCATTGCCAGCACCGAATTGGCCGGCACTGGTTTTCAAGAAGGCAAACATGAGAGATTGCCGATACCGCAAGCTGAAATTGACGCTAACATCAACATTAGCTCGGCCGACCAAAATCCGGGATACTAG
- a CDS encoding VCBS repeat-containing protein, translating into MNFKTYSRFLIYTIILTCIACSPKGKSQFKGKLFATLSPETTGVNFSNDLTENDSLNYFTYSYLYMGGGIAAGDINNDGLVDLYFTGNQVSNKLYLNKGNLQFEDITEKAGVSGDNRWYTGVTMADVNGDGHLDIYCSVGGKFGPKNNELFLNNGDGTFSEKAAEYGIDDIGNSVQATFFDYDKDGDLDLFVANYPPTRFDSPTFVYSYKMKNVNDYESGHLYQNNGKGFTDVTEASGLKAFGLSLSATVGDINNDSWPDLYVSNDFNSPDFMYLNNQDGTFKEVVKQATSHTAFYGMGADIADFNDDGNLDIFQVDMDAKSNRRKKANMASMNPELFWDVVNAGFHYQYMHNCMQMNSGVFEDGIPHFSNVSRITGTSSTDWSWGPLFADFDNDGDKDLFVSNGTRREINNNDYFNQLKTITLSKDTLLALSQKIPSEKIDNFIFKNTGQLEFKRANKDWGIEFEGFSNGVVYADLDNDGDLEIVTNNIDDKASVFKNNASETNNYIQIKFKGNPSNQFGLGSRVYVTSNGRTQMQELTLTRGFQSSVAPILHFGLGDATQIDTLKVVWPNGKVQHLNRLDANQSLTLLLEDANGTDENSASEEPVLFTTDKSVKFPPYKHVENSYDDFADQVLLPHKMSSFGPTLATGDLNNDGLDDYFIGGSAGQTGAIFLQTAEGFKEQSSPFLEEDRQSEDTGSLIFDADGDGDQDLYVVSGGYEFAVDSEALRDRLYLNDGKGNFTKAAPNALPDLKFSGSRVYPSDFDGDGQADLLVLGRQVPKHYPSPASSYTLKNNSRNGNVRFDVFDQMQPEAFENLGMATSAVITDYDNDGRNDIMIVGEWMPIRLFRNTDKGFKEVSESLGLTKDTTGWWWSVQQGDFDKDGDMDYIVGNNGKNYKYKATQEETFDIFVNDFDKDNKEDIVLSYYNDGKQYPLRGRECSSQQIPSIKQKFQNYESFAEATLEDVYTEKSLESALHYQVKSFASIYLENHEGKFIVHELPVLAQTSNINEILVDDYDKDGNLDALVAGNLYASEVETPRNDGSYGLLLKGNGQGSFEALPASKSGLFLKGDVTQMAPITVAKEKYIIAVKNNDSPQYIRRK; encoded by the coding sequence ATGAACTTCAAGACATACAGCCGATTTTTAATCTATACCATTATCCTTACCTGTATTGCCTGTTCCCCTAAAGGGAAAAGTCAATTTAAAGGGAAGCTCTTTGCTACCTTAAGTCCCGAAACTACGGGAGTGAATTTCAGCAACGACCTAACCGAAAACGACTCGCTCAACTACTTTACCTACTCATACCTCTATATGGGCGGTGGTATAGCCGCGGGCGACATCAATAACGATGGATTGGTAGACTTATACTTTACCGGAAATCAAGTTTCCAACAAACTTTACCTGAACAAGGGCAACCTTCAATTTGAAGACATCACCGAAAAGGCAGGTGTTTCTGGCGATAACCGCTGGTATACCGGTGTTACCATGGCCGATGTAAATGGCGATGGCCATTTGGATATTTATTGCTCCGTGGGCGGCAAATTCGGCCCAAAGAACAATGAGCTCTTCCTCAACAACGGAGACGGCACATTTTCGGAAAAGGCCGCCGAGTACGGTATAGATGACATCGGCAACAGCGTTCAGGCCACTTTTTTCGATTACGACAAAGATGGCGACCTAGATCTCTTCGTGGCCAACTACCCCCCTACCCGGTTTGACTCCCCCACTTTTGTGTATTCCTATAAAATGAAAAATGTCAATGATTACGAATCTGGACATTTGTACCAAAACAACGGAAAGGGCTTTACCGATGTTACCGAGGCCTCGGGCCTAAAGGCCTTCGGGTTGTCATTGAGCGCTACCGTAGGGGACATCAACAATGACTCTTGGCCCGACCTCTACGTTTCCAATGATTTCAACTCCCCCGACTTTATGTACCTGAACAATCAAGACGGAACGTTTAAAGAAGTGGTAAAGCAAGCTACATCACATACCGCCTTTTATGGTATGGGTGCCGATATTGCCGATTTTAACGACGACGGTAACCTCGATATTTTTCAGGTCGATATGGATGCCAAATCGAACCGGAGAAAAAAGGCCAATATGGCCAGTATGAACCCCGAACTCTTTTGGGACGTAGTAAATGCCGGATTCCACTATCAGTACATGCACAACTGTATGCAAATGAATTCAGGCGTATTCGAAGATGGCATCCCACATTTTTCCAATGTTTCCCGAATTACGGGAACCTCCTCTACCGATTGGAGCTGGGGCCCTCTTTTTGCCGACTTTGACAATGATGGCGATAAAGACCTTTTTGTTTCCAACGGAACACGACGGGAAATCAACAACAATGATTATTTCAACCAGCTCAAGACCATTACATTGAGCAAGGATACCTTGTTGGCCCTGAGCCAAAAAATCCCATCCGAAAAAATAGACAATTTTATATTTAAGAATACGGGGCAACTTGAGTTCAAAAGAGCCAATAAAGACTGGGGTATTGAATTCGAAGGTTTTTCTAACGGGGTAGTTTACGCCGACCTTGACAACGATGGCGACCTAGAGATCGTTACCAACAATATTGACGATAAGGCTTCGGTTTTCAAGAATAATGCTTCGGAGACCAACAACTACATCCAAATAAAATTTAAAGGAAACCCTTCGAACCAATTCGGTCTGGGATCCCGTGTTTATGTTACCAGTAACGGAAGAACCCAAATGCAGGAACTGACCCTTACCAGAGGATTTCAGTCTTCGGTAGCACCAATACTCCATTTTGGTCTAGGGGATGCGACCCAAATAGATACACTTAAAGTGGTTTGGCCCAACGGAAAAGTCCAACATCTAAACAGACTCGATGCCAACCAAAGCCTTACCCTACTTCTTGAAGACGCCAATGGTACGGACGAGAACAGCGCTTCAGAGGAACCTGTACTTTTCACAACCGATAAGAGCGTAAAATTTCCGCCCTACAAACATGTTGAAAACAGCTATGACGATTTTGCAGACCAAGTTTTGCTTCCCCACAAAATGTCTTCCTTCGGTCCCACCCTTGCTACGGGCGACCTGAACAATGACGGCTTGGACGATTATTTTATCGGTGGTTCCGCGGGTCAAACGGGCGCCATATTCCTGCAGACCGCTGAAGGGTTCAAAGAACAATCTTCCCCCTTTTTAGAAGAGGATAGGCAAAGTGAGGATACGGGCTCTTTAATTTTTGATGCGGACGGAGACGGTGACCAAGACCTTTATGTAGTCAGTGGCGGATACGAATTTGCCGTAGATTCGGAAGCCCTGCGCGACAGATTGTACCTCAACGACGGCAAAGGGAATTTTACGAAAGCCGCCCCCAATGCCCTGCCCGACCTAAAGTTTAGTGGTTCACGGGTATACCCATCCGATTTTGACGGCGATGGCCAAGCCGACCTTCTGGTATTGGGCAGACAGGTACCGAAACACTATCCCAGCCCTGCAAGCAGCTATACCTTAAAGAACAACAGTCGAAACGGAAATGTACGTTTCGATGTGTTCGACCAAATGCAACCCGAGGCCTTTGAAAACCTTGGTATGGCCACCAGTGCCGTAATTACCGATTACGACAACGACGGACGGAATGATATTATGATCGTTGGCGAATGGATGCCCATTCGTTTGTTCAGAAATACGGATAAAGGTTTTAAAGAAGTTTCCGAATCGCTCGGCTTGACCAAGGATACCACAGGCTGGTGGTGGAGCGTGCAGCAAGGCGATTTCGACAAGGATGGCGATATGGACTATATCGTAGGCAACAACGGCAAGAACTACAAGTACAAGGCCACCCAGGAAGAGACCTTTGACATCTTCGTAAACGACTTTGACAAAGACAATAAGGAAGATATCGTGTTGAGCTACTACAACGATGGAAAACAATACCCCTTACGAGGGCGGGAATGCTCTTCGCAGCAGATTCCTTCGATCAAGCAAAAATTTCAAAATTACGAGAGTTTTGCCGAGGCGACCTTAGAAGATGTATATACCGAAAAATCGCTTGAATCGGCCCTGCACTACCAAGTGAAATCTTTTGCCAGCATCTATTTAGAGAACCACGAGGGCAAATTTATCGTCCACGAACTACCCGTCTTGGCCCAGACCTCCAATATCAATGAAATACTGGTCGACGATTACGACAAAGACGGAAACCTAGATGCACTCGTTGCAGGAAACCTGTACGCCTCAGAGGTAGAGACCCCTCGTAACGATGGGAGTTACGGCCTATTACTAAAAGGGAATGGACAAGGAAGCTTTGAAGCCCTACCAGCTTCTAAAAGTGGCCTATTCCTAAAAGGCGACGTTACCCAAATGGCCCCGATAACGGTGGCCAAAGAAAAGTATATCATTGCGGTCAAAAACAATGATTCACCACAATACATCAGAAGGAAATAA
- a CDS encoding glycoside hydrolase family 43 protein, with the protein MPEEPIEHIDFNELNERAISKPLVKHIYTADPSAHVFDGKIYIYPSHDVESGIPFDDLGSHFAMEDYHVISMEDINGEAVDHGVALHVNDVPWAEKQMWAPDAAHKNGRYYLYFPARDYDGRFKIGVAVGNAPEGPFVPQPEAIKGSYSIDPAVFEDEDGSYYMYFGGIWGGQLQKYRNNTYDSSHELPRPNEAALLPIIAKLSDDMLEFAEEPKEVRILDEAGNLLLEGDNERRFFEASWVHKYRGKYYFSYSTGDTHYICYAMGDSPYGPFTYAGRILNPVVGWTSHHSICEVDGNWYLFYHDSSLSKGVTHLRSVKVAEIEYNQDGTIVTLDPYK; encoded by the coding sequence ATGCCAGAAGAACCTATTGAACATATTGACTTTAATGAATTGAACGAACGTGCGATCTCAAAACCCTTGGTAAAGCACATTTATACGGCTGATCCCTCGGCCCATGTTTTTGATGGGAAAATATACATTTACCCTTCCCACGATGTAGAATCAGGTATTCCCTTCGATGATTTGGGAAGCCATTTTGCCATGGAAGATTACCACGTAATCTCTATGGAGGATATAAATGGTGAGGCCGTAGACCATGGTGTCGCCCTTCATGTGAATGATGTGCCTTGGGCAGAAAAACAAATGTGGGCCCCCGATGCGGCGCACAAAAACGGAAGGTACTATTTGTATTTTCCGGCCCGGGATTATGACGGGCGGTTTAAGATAGGTGTGGCCGTGGGCAATGCTCCCGAAGGCCCCTTTGTACCCCAGCCGGAAGCAATAAAGGGCAGTTACTCCATAGACCCTGCGGTTTTTGAAGACGAAGACGGTAGTTACTACATGTATTTTGGAGGAATTTGGGGCGGACAGTTGCAAAAGTACCGCAACAATACCTATGATAGTTCCCATGAATTGCCCAGACCGAACGAAGCGGCCTTGTTGCCTATCATTGCCAAATTGAGCGATGATATGCTTGAGTTTGCGGAAGAACCTAAAGAAGTACGGATTTTAGATGAAGCCGGAAACCTTCTGTTGGAAGGCGATAACGAAAGACGTTTCTTTGAAGCTTCATGGGTACATAAATATAGGGGCAAGTACTATTTTTCATATTCTACGGGAGACACCCATTACATCTGTTATGCGATGGGAGATAGTCCTTACGGTCCTTTTACCTACGCGGGCAGGATCTTAAACCCCGTGGTAGGGTGGACCTCGCACCACTCCATATGTGAAGTTGATGGGAATTGGTACTTGTTTTACCACGATTCGAGCCTTTCGAAAGGGGTAACACACCTTAGGTCCGTAAAGGTTGCTGAAATTGAATACAACCAAGACGGTACCATTGTTACACTGGATCCGTATAAGTAG
- a CDS encoding MFS transporter, which yields MNSSTQKLSVKEKIGYSLGDLSANLVFQTLMTYLAYFYTDIYGLETKHASGIILTVGLIAAFGFNPIIGALADRTSSRWGKFRPWILFTAIPLGVVALLAFSTPDFDYKGKVIYAVVTYTLLLLLYAANNLPYSALSGVITGDMGDRNSLSAYRFVAVMFAQFFVQVFMLPIIESAGNGDKAVGIEIVMTWLAIIGTVMLIITFLTTKERIVPTPDQKSTLKEDLGDLFQNIPWIIMLVVTTLVFVTLAMKGGAYVYYFENYVDKGSLTCFIQPLLDFLVSINVNFFGENPVSAGFGLFNAGGIIFMILGITLSKRFADKYGKRDVFMVALFLSTLFIMFFYFFSPHSVGLIFTSQIFHGFFYGLTIPLLWAMIADVADFSEWKNNRRATAIIFSAMMVGLKGGLSIGSALVTAILGAYNYVSKEAAVVGEAIVQPESAIQGTRMLVSIYPAIPFLLGIGLLFFYEINKEKETLIEEELKKRRIE from the coding sequence ATGAATTCATCAACTCAAAAGCTATCGGTTAAGGAGAAAATCGGTTATAGCCTGGGCGACCTCTCCGCAAATTTGGTGTTCCAGACTTTAATGACCTACTTGGCCTATTTTTATACGGACATCTATGGTCTTGAAACCAAGCATGCGTCGGGTATTATATTGACCGTGGGGCTTATTGCCGCCTTCGGCTTCAACCCTATTATCGGGGCTCTGGCCGACCGTACTTCTTCAAGGTGGGGCAAGTTCCGGCCATGGATCTTGTTTACGGCGATTCCATTGGGGGTCGTGGCGTTATTGGCGTTCAGTACACCCGATTTCGATTACAAGGGAAAGGTGATCTATGCCGTAGTGACCTATACCTTGTTACTCTTGTTGTACGCGGCCAATAATTTACCGTATTCCGCATTGAGCGGGGTCATTACGGGGGATATGGGAGACAGGAACAGCTTGTCGGCCTACCGGTTCGTAGCCGTAATGTTCGCCCAGTTTTTTGTACAGGTATTCATGCTGCCGATAATCGAGTCTGCCGGCAATGGCGATAAGGCCGTGGGTATAGAAATAGTAATGACATGGTTGGCCATTATAGGAACCGTTATGCTTATCATCACCTTTCTTACGACCAAAGAGCGTATTGTTCCTACGCCAGACCAGAAATCGACCCTTAAGGAAGATTTGGGCGATTTGTTTCAGAATATCCCCTGGATCATAATGTTGGTGGTCACTACCTTGGTATTTGTTACCTTGGCCATGAAAGGAGGGGCCTATGTTTACTATTTTGAAAACTATGTAGACAAAGGAAGCCTTACTTGTTTTATTCAGCCCCTACTTGATTTCTTGGTATCCATTAATGTGAACTTTTTTGGGGAGAATCCGGTATCGGCCGGTTTTGGACTCTTCAATGCGGGTGGGATTATTTTTATGATACTCGGTATTACCCTGTCAAAAAGGTTTGCCGATAAATACGGGAAAAGAGATGTTTTTATGGTAGCCCTCTTTTTGTCGACCTTGTTCATAATGTTCTTCTATTTCTTTTCGCCCCATTCAGTAGGGCTTATATTTACATCGCAGATCTTTCACGGATTTTTCTATGGGTTGACCATACCCTTGTTGTGGGCAATGATCGCCGATGTGGCCGATTTTTCCGAATGGAAGAACAATCGTAGGGCCACCGCCATAATTTTTTCAGCCATGATGGTCGGTTTAAAGGGAGGATTGAGTATTGGAAGTGCCTTGGTAACCGCAATTCTCGGTGCCTACAATTACGTTTCCAAGGAAGCCGCCGTGGTAGGGGAGGCGATCGTACAACCCGAATCGGCAATTCAAGGTACACGAATGCTCGTTAGTATTTATCCTGCCATTCCCTTTCTATTGGGAATCGGATTGCTCTTTTTCTATGAGATCAACAAAGAGAAGGAGACCCTGATCGAAGAGGAGCTAAAGAAAAGAAGAATCGAATAA
- a CDS encoding endo-1,4-beta-xylanase, with amino-acid sequence MLKTALLFLGILLFLLGCGKVKENKRNTVNELNSLKKLYEENFYIGAAVNDQIVTEKNAKALDVLKKEFNSISPENVMKWAEIHPTPDSFYFDMADKYVALGKKNKMHVVGHTLLWHSQIGPWMNSVKDSATMANYIRDHINTVATRYKGKIDSWDVVNEALNEDGSLRESIFLKVIGDRYLDMAFKLAEKADPEAKLYYNDYNMWKPEKRAGAIRVIENLQKNGIKIDGVGMQAHWSLTEPSLEEVENSIVAYANLGIKVAITELDVTVLPNPWELEGAEVSQNFENSEEMNPYTEGLPDSVQVQLAERYRDIFKLFLKHSDKIDRVTFWGVNDQSSWLNNWPINNRTNYPLLFDREYQTKKAYDAVIQLKTDSTDQH; translated from the coding sequence ATGCTAAAAACCGCTCTGTTATTTCTAGGAATACTATTGTTTCTGCTGGGTTGTGGAAAAGTCAAAGAGAATAAGCGAAACACTGTAAACGAGCTCAATAGTCTTAAAAAACTTTATGAAGAGAACTTTTACATTGGCGCGGCGGTGAACGATCAAATAGTCACGGAAAAAAACGCCAAGGCCTTAGATGTTTTGAAGAAGGAGTTCAATAGTATTAGTCCGGAAAATGTCATGAAATGGGCAGAGATCCACCCGACTCCCGATTCCTTTTATTTTGATATGGCCGACAAATATGTGGCCCTGGGCAAAAAGAACAAAATGCACGTTGTGGGACATACCTTGTTATGGCATAGTCAAATCGGACCTTGGATGAACTCGGTCAAAGATAGCGCCACCATGGCCAATTACATACGTGACCATATCAATACCGTGGCCACGCGTTACAAAGGTAAGATCGATAGCTGGGACGTGGTCAACGAAGCCCTAAATGAAGATGGCTCTTTGCGAGAATCGATTTTTTTAAAGGTAATAGGGGACCGTTACTTAGACATGGCCTTTAAACTTGCCGAAAAAGCCGACCCGGAAGCCAAATTGTATTATAACGACTACAATATGTGGAAGCCCGAAAAAAGGGCGGGGGCCATTCGCGTCATCGAGAACCTTCAGAAAAACGGAATCAAGATCGATGGGGTGGGTATGCAAGCCCATTGGAGCCTGACCGAACCTTCGCTGGAAGAAGTGGAAAACAGCATCGTAGCCTATGCGAACTTGGGGATAAAAGTCGCCATTACGGAGCTTGACGTTACCGTACTGCCCAATCCTTGGGAACTTGAGGGTGCCGAGGTCAGCCAGAATTTTGAAAATAGCGAAGAAATGAACCCCTATACAGAGGGTTTGCCCGATTCCGTTCAAGTGCAATTGGCCGAGCGTTACCGCGATATATTTAAACTCTTCCTCAAGCATAGCGATAAAATTGATAGGGTTACCTTTTGGGGGGTCAATGACCAAAGTTCTTGGCTGAACAATTGGCCCATAAATAATAGAACCAACTATCCGCTATTATTTGATAGGGAGTACCAAACTAAAAAAGCATACGACGCGGTCATTCAACTCAAGACCGATTCAACCGACCAACACTAA
- a CDS encoding GNAT family N-acetyltransferase: MEIVETHKKEYTISTDKDKLDILCIHKFLSNETDWAKGIPMNTLKTSIENSLNFGLYHNNKQIGFARIISDYSTIAYLGDVFVLKEYRGNGLSKWLINEIMEHPNLQGLRRWILLTDTAEWLYRKFGFTALSHPEFYMEKHNPNVYKGIERTKGNAEEN, encoded by the coding sequence TTGGAAATAGTAGAAACGCATAAAAAGGAATACACCATTTCAACTGATAAGGATAAATTGGATATTCTTTGCATCCATAAATTCCTTTCAAACGAAACTGATTGGGCTAAGGGAATTCCAATGAACACCCTTAAAACATCCATTGAAAACTCTCTGAATTTTGGACTGTATCATAATAACAAACAAATCGGTTTTGCCAGAATAATTTCGGACTATTCCACAATTGCCTATTTAGGAGATGTATTCGTTCTTAAAGAATATAGAGGAAATGGATTAAGTAAATGGCTGATAAATGAAATCATGGAACATCCAAACCTACAAGGATTAAGACGATGGATTTTACTAACTGACACTGCAGAATGGCTTTATAGGAAATTTGGATTTACAGCATTGTCCCATCCCGAATTTTACATGGAAAAGCATAATCCAAATGTATATAAAGGAATAGAAAGGACTAAAGGCAATGCTGAAGAAAACTAA
- a CDS encoding CPBP family intramembrane glutamic endopeptidase, whose translation MEEELKPFWGKIFNFDWKFGFFLILLICIPRFALVLQANQIANYSWLGLIMLISALVPFLFLSKLGRRKIGLKKPDTIGWLGIAFVIGAVFSILLYHLGAVLYGNTFENWYYYIAQSYNIPTGIDEEGKLVLFSIMAVTGMTFSPIGEELFFRGIVHSSMATSLGDRKASLIDSSAFALVHISHFGLVFVNQEWKFLLVPTLIWVLSMFCVSILFYICRMRSGSILGAIVCHAAFNLGMIYCIFYQISG comes from the coding sequence ATGGAGGAAGAATTAAAACCGTTTTGGGGAAAGATTTTCAATTTTGATTGGAAATTCGGTTTTTTTCTAATCCTACTCATTTGTATTCCTCGTTTCGCATTGGTGCTGCAGGCGAACCAAATAGCTAATTATAGTTGGCTAGGATTAATAATGCTTATTTCGGCATTAGTACCCTTTTTGTTTTTGAGTAAATTGGGCAGAAGGAAAATAGGTCTTAAAAAACCGGACACCATTGGTTGGTTAGGTATTGCTTTTGTAATTGGCGCAGTGTTCAGTATTTTATTGTACCATTTGGGGGCAGTCTTGTACGGCAATACTTTTGAAAATTGGTACTACTATATTGCCCAATCTTACAATATCCCTACAGGAATTGACGAGGAAGGAAAACTCGTTTTGTTCAGTATCATGGCTGTAACGGGAATGACGTTTAGCCCAATTGGCGAGGAGCTATTTTTTAGAGGAATCGTCCACTCAAGTATGGCAACTTCCTTAGGAGATAGAAAGGCTTCTTTAATAGATAGTTCGGCATTCGCCCTTGTCCACATTTCACACTTTGGTCTGGTATTCGTAAATCAAGAATGGAAATTCCTGTTGGTACCCACTCTAATTTGGGTTTTAAGTATGTTCTGTGTCAGTATACTTTTTTACATATGTAGGATGCGTTCAGGGTCTATTTTAGGTGCAATAGTATGCCATGCAGCTTTTAACTTAGGAATGATTTATTGTATCTTTTATCAAATTAGCGGATAG